The Penaeus chinensis breed Huanghai No. 1 chromosome 16, ASM1920278v2, whole genome shotgun sequence genome window below encodes:
- the LOC125033608 gene encoding uncharacterized protein ZK546.14-like gives MEDLLSCMVCCEPYQEKMRHPVLLPRCGHSFCRPCIAFMVKGGNVVCPSCRLDQRVETADDLPTEFSLLAITAAQQVAKLETCQVHDVKLSFWCKSCKMATCGECLFEDHPTHSHDVIKATRYIIEMKDAINDLANKFMETLDIRERRLYDMVYKSAKGINDALRTICVLRKDMEEARDLMKGVKKVDGIAPTTRLSEAAKFLGLKWNLHDAKLGLVPASLKKDQAKAQGEKKEAELQKEAEEKKQDSPEEKEEDKGKEDDAKEDDAKEDKEKESDDKTKQAKDGESKEDDDEDEESTDESEEEVLTEEELKKRQKILKVKERIAAAAAAAAAEKELKEKKMMEKERKAVKEKNNNASTEPEQVPSPKLLKSWKKRSVVAPVSREPSITPEREMKKERSEKIESPTEKEDANKLSEKDKENVENEDKEKKEETESKAENKEPNNEKDNKETKETENNVPAKKDASQESAANDPPKAATEPSNASPPKDKEKAKEEAEAKEAKREAETKKEAKKAPSTAKRPRGRLARQALKRAQTMDLSKRVQADGDKEEGEAESQNIKGLDLETGKSNKPEEAENKESEAGATGETKEEAKDDKNEEEKKEEKTEEEKKKEEETRGATAVKEDKEDAMFELDPDEKDRIATELMMVPSLTVCVEGRGGLMARVQWEPQGLHVYSHQAQDLPYDVLIKSSVLNALIPTKSPTVFLDIEYEQRMLGRVYITLFGHLRRANNFLLLCTGETGASLKSSKFFEVCNPEAPGERLKGGDYEFNNGRGGEALIEELEFGGDYAQPMEAGMITAGGSGHRCFDSQFLICTEGDPNRSFACPFGVVTSGLSYLKEAVWLVVTKEIWIEECGVLLDVPRF, from the exons ATGGAGGACCTGCTGTCGTGCATGGTGTGCTGCGAGCCGTACCAGGAGAAGATGCGGCACCCCGTCCTGCTCCCTCGCTGCGGTCACTCCTTCTGCCGGCCGTGCATCGCGTTCATGGTGAAGGGCGGCAACGTGGTGTGTCCCTCGTGCCGATTGGACCAGCGCGTCGAGACCGCCGATGACCTTCCGACGGAGTTTAGCTTGTTGGCCATCACCGCCGCGCAACAGGTGGCCAAG CTTGAAACGTGTCAGGTGCATGACGTCAAGCTTTCTTTTTGGTGCAAATCATGCAAAATGGCCACATGCGGTGAGTGTCTGTTCGAGGACCATCCCACTCACTCCCATGACGTCATCAAGGCAACAAG GTACATCATCGAGATGAAGGACGCCATCAACGACCTCGCCAACaagttcatggagacgctggacaTCAGAGAGCGGCGGCTGTACGACATGGTCTACAAGAGCGCCAAAGGCATCAACGACGCCCTCCGCACCATATGCGTGTTGAGGAAGGACATGGAAGAAGCCCGCGACCTCATGAAGGGCGTGAAGAAGGTGGACGGCATCGCCCCGACGACCAGACTCTCCGAAGCCGCCAAGTTCTTGGGTCTCAAGTGGAACCTCCACGACGCCAAGCTGGGCCTGGTTCCCGCGTCGCTCAAGAAGGACCAGGCCAAGGCTCAGGGCGAGAAGAAGGAAGCCGAACTTCAGAAGGAGGCCGAGGAGAAAAAGCAGGATTCTcccgaggagaaagaggaagacaagggaaAGGAAGACGACGCGAAGGAAGACGACgcgaaggaagacaaggagaaggagagcgatgACAAAACGAAACAAGCAAAGGATGGCGAGAGCAAGGAGGACGACGATGAAGACGAGGAAAGCACGgacgagagcgaggaagaggtgCTGACGGAGGAAGAGCTCAAAAAGCGCCAAAAGATCCTCAAGGTCAAGGAAAGAATagccgccgctgctgctgccgCGGCCGCCGAGAAGGAGctcaaggagaagaaaatgatggagaaggagaggaaggcggtgaaggagaagaacaacaacGCCAGTACCGAGCCCGAGCAGGTGCCGTCGCCCAAGCTCCTGAAGTCGTGGAAGAAGAGGTCCGTCGTCGCCCCCGTGTCCCGAGAGCCGTCCATCACGcccgagagagaaatgaagaaagagagatccGAGAAGATAGAATCGCCGACAGAGAAGGAAGACGCGAACAAACTGAgtgaaaaagacaaggaaaacgtggaaaacgaagacaaagaaaagaaagaggaaaccgaATCCAAAGCAGAAAACAAAGAACCAAACAACGAAAAGGACAACAAGGAGACGAAAGAGACGGAAAACAACGTCCCTGCGAAGAAAGACGCGAGCCAAGAGTCCGCAGCCAACGACCCTCCGAAGGCAGCCACCGAGCCTTCCAACGCCAGCCCTccgaaggacaaggagaaggcgaaggaagaggcCGAGGCGAAGGAGGCCAAGCGAGAGGCCGAGACcaagaaggaggcgaagaaagcGCCTTCGACCGCCAAGAGACCGAGAGGGCGGCTAGCGAGACAGGCCCTGAAGAGAGCGCAGACGATGGACCTCTCCAAGAGGGTGCAGGCCGACGGCgacaaggaggagggcgaggcggAGTCGCAGAACATCAAGGGCCTCGACCTCGAAACAGGGAAGAGCAATAAACCAGAAGAAGCTGAGAATAAGGAAAGCGAAGCAGGGGCGACAggcgagacgaaggaggaggcgaaggatgacaagaacgaggaggaaaagaaggaggagaagacggaagaggagaagaagaaagaagaggagacgagaggagccaCAGCGGtcaaggaagacaaagaagacgccATGTTTGAACTGGATCCGGACGAGAAGGACAGGATTGCGACGGAACTGATgatg GTACCGAGCCTAACGGTGTGCGTGGAAGGCCGAGGAGGGTTGATGGCCCGGGTGCAGTGGGAACCGCAGGGGCTGCATGTGTACTCCCACCAGGCGCAGGATCTCCCCTACGACGTGTTGATTAAG TCAAGTGTCCTGAATGCCCTCATCCCCACCAAGTCCCCAACGGTGTTCCTGGACATCGAGTACGAGCAGCGCATGTTGGGCCGCGTCTACATCACCCTGTTCGGCCACCTGCGCCGAGCCAACAACTTCCTCCTGCTGTGCACGGGCGAGACCGGGGCGTCCCTGAAGAGCTCCAAGTTCTTCGAGGTGTGCAACCCCGAGGCGCCGGGCGAGAGGCTCAAGGGCGGCGACTACGAGTTCAACAACGGGCGGGGCGGCGAGGCGCTCATCGAGGAGCTGGAGTTCGGGGGCGACTACGCGCAGCCCATGGAGGCCGGCATGATCACCGCGGGCGGCTCGGGACACCGCTGCTTCGACTCGCAGTTCCTCATCTGCACCGAGGGCGACCCCAACAGGAGCTTCGCGTGTCCCTTCGGCGTGGTGACGTCCGGACTCAGCTACCTGAAGGAGGCGGTGTGGCTGGTAGTGACCAAGGAAATCTGGATTGAAGAGTGCGGCGTCCTCCTCGATGTGCCCAGGTTCTGA